From a region of the Bacillales bacterium genome:
- the gltB gene encoding glutamate synthase large subunit: MKQKRQGLYDPIYEHDACGIGFFANLKGRASHETVEKGLTMLQRQEHRGGKGSDGKSGDGAGIMLAIPHKFFVSHTDIALPEQGEYGVAMVFLPRDPMTRNRCEQSFAEMVSKEGQQLLGWRTVPVDESVCGESALESRPFIRQLFIGKGDANLSRTEFERKLYLIRKQVEKSCASFVSDEETFYVASLSTRTIVFKGMLMPEQIDRFYVDLQDETFVSHFALVHSRFSTNTFPSWERAHPNRYLVHNGEINTLRGNMNWMNAREKLCASHAFGEDIDSLLPVIDSEGSDSAALDSVLEFLTLGGRSLPHAAMMMIPEPWDRDDSMEDPLKAFYEYHSMLMEPWDGPTSIAFCDGTQIGAMLDRNGLRPGRYYITNDDHIVYASEVGVLDVPEETIVHKDRLQPGQLLLVDFHEQRIVPDEEAKRRIAEEHPYREWLNHFLVHVNELPDVRAEHDVENDTLLQRQVAHGYTYEELNKNILPMITEKKDPVGSMGFDAPLAVLSKKPQLLYNYFKQLFAQVTNPAIDSIREESITSTMTTIGAEGNLLEPTPQSCQHIRLESPLIGNDVLARLRANAHPAFHAKTISAVFPADKGTDGLEPSLEQLFAKADKAVADGHTILVLSDQNMDERKAALPMLLAVSGLHHHLIRNGTRTKVSLIAETGEARDVHQFAMLIGYGADAVNPYLAISAIKQMVRDGSIDGYDFPEAVERYLKTAISGVVKVLSKMGISTIQSYRGAQIFEAIGIGSDVIERYFAGTASQIGGIGLETIAEETLLRHRRAYNNQGFQERTLDSGSDFQWRHDGEYHKFHAKTIHTLQQAVRRNDYELYKKYSQLADEEEITFLRDMLTFADDNDPVPLEEVEPVESIFRRFKTGAMSYGSISQEAHEALAIAMNRIGGRSNSGEGGEDPNRFTPDSNGDLRRSSIKQVASGRFGVSSHYLTNADEIQIKVAQGAKPGEGGQLPGSKVYPWIAEVRGSTPGVGLISPPPHHDIYSIEDLAQLIHDLKNANPSARVNVKLVSKSGVGTIAAGVAKGLADVILISGYEGGTGAAARTSIKNAGLPWELGLSETHQTLVLNDLRDRVVLETDGKMMTGRDVVMAALLGAEEYGFSTGPLVALGCVIMRACHLNTCPVGIATQDPELRKKFMGTPDHIVNFMTFIAQEVREIMAMLGFRTIDEMIGRTDQLHVSEKAKTHWKAQSLDLSQLLHRPNVAETIGRYKQREQDHQLDLAIDRQELIEICAPALHERKPVRAVLPIKNTNRVVGTMLGHEVTKRYGAEGLPENTINLYFKGSAGQSFGAFVPRGITLHLEGDANDYVGKGLSGGTIIIHPSKKASYSASDNIAIGNVAFYGATSGEAYINGRAGERFCVRNSGVRAVVEGIGNHGCEYMTGGRVVVLGSVGKNFAAGMSGGIAYVLPVDGEEGFRNSCNPGMVELESLQSYDEINEVKRMIENHVAHTNSTMGKMALHHWNETVARMIKVIPKDYKQMLQSIEHAKRLGLNDEDAAMAAFEMRKSGISVEAIVEERREPVEN, encoded by the coding sequence ATGAAACAGAAAAGACAAGGATTGTATGATCCGATTTACGAACATGATGCGTGCGGGATCGGATTTTTTGCAAATCTAAAAGGAAGAGCTTCACACGAGACAGTAGAAAAAGGATTGACGATGCTTCAACGCCAAGAACACCGCGGCGGAAAAGGAAGTGACGGTAAGAGCGGCGATGGGGCGGGAATCATGCTCGCGATTCCGCATAAATTTTTTGTTTCTCATACCGATATTGCGCTTCCCGAGCAAGGGGAATACGGCGTGGCCATGGTGTTTTTGCCGAGGGATCCGATGACGAGAAACCGTTGTGAACAATCATTTGCTGAGATGGTTTCCAAGGAAGGTCAGCAGCTGCTCGGTTGGCGCACGGTACCGGTCGATGAATCTGTTTGCGGGGAGAGTGCCTTGGAAAGCCGTCCTTTTATTCGGCAGCTTTTTATCGGAAAAGGGGACGCAAACTTATCCCGCACTGAATTCGAACGAAAACTGTATTTGATACGCAAACAAGTGGAAAAGTCGTGCGCATCTTTCGTTTCGGACGAAGAAACGTTTTATGTGGCGAGTTTGTCGACGCGTACGATCGTATTCAAAGGAATGCTCATGCCTGAACAAATTGACCGCTTTTACGTCGATTTGCAAGACGAAACGTTTGTTTCTCATTTTGCATTAGTGCATTCCCGCTTCAGCACGAACACGTTCCCGAGCTGGGAGCGCGCACATCCGAACCGTTATCTTGTTCATAACGGTGAAATCAACACGTTGCGCGGAAACATGAATTGGATGAATGCCAGGGAAAAGTTATGTGCATCCCATGCTTTTGGCGAGGACATTGATTCCTTATTGCCTGTCATTGATTCAGAAGGCAGCGACTCAGCAGCACTTGACAGCGTGCTCGAGTTTTTGACGCTCGGCGGCCGTTCTTTGCCGCATGCTGCCATGATGATGATTCCAGAACCGTGGGATCGTGACGATTCAATGGAAGATCCTCTCAAGGCGTTTTATGAATATCACAGTATGTTAATGGAACCGTGGGACGGACCGACATCAATCGCTTTTTGCGACGGCACCCAAATCGGTGCGATGCTTGATCGAAACGGTTTGCGCCCCGGGCGCTATTACATTACGAACGACGACCATATCGTTTATGCGTCCGAAGTCGGCGTGCTTGACGTACCGGAAGAAACGATCGTGCATAAAGACCGGCTTCAGCCCGGCCAACTATTGCTTGTAGATTTTCACGAACAGCGCATCGTCCCTGACGAGGAAGCGAAACGAAGAATTGCTGAAGAACATCCGTACCGCGAATGGTTGAATCATTTCCTCGTCCATGTAAACGAATTGCCGGACGTGCGTGCCGAACATGATGTAGAAAACGATACACTGTTGCAGCGGCAAGTGGCGCATGGTTATACGTATGAGGAATTAAACAAGAACATCCTGCCGATGATCACCGAAAAGAAAGATCCCGTCGGTTCGATGGGTTTTGACGCTCCGCTCGCCGTATTGTCGAAAAAACCTCAGTTGCTTTACAATTATTTCAAGCAATTGTTTGCGCAGGTGACGAATCCTGCAATTGACAGCATTCGGGAAGAATCGATCACTTCCACGATGACGACGATTGGAGCGGAAGGGAATTTGCTTGAACCGACTCCACAGAGTTGCCAGCACATTCGCTTGGAATCTCCGCTCATTGGCAATGATGTGTTGGCTAGATTGCGTGCGAACGCTCATCCGGCATTCCATGCAAAAACGATTTCTGCCGTTTTCCCGGCAGACAAAGGGACGGATGGCCTTGAGCCATCGCTTGAGCAACTGTTTGCCAAAGCCGATAAAGCTGTCGCTGACGGGCATACGATTCTCGTTCTTTCGGACCAAAACATGGATGAACGGAAAGCGGCACTTCCGATGTTGCTGGCTGTATCCGGGTTGCATCATCATTTGATCCGCAATGGCACGCGGACGAAAGTAAGCTTGATTGCCGAAACGGGGGAAGCCCGGGACGTCCATCAATTCGCGATGTTAATCGGTTATGGTGCAGATGCGGTCAATCCTTATCTGGCCATTTCAGCAATCAAACAAATGGTTCGTGATGGAAGTATTGACGGATATGATTTTCCGGAAGCGGTCGAACGTTATTTAAAAACCGCGATTTCCGGTGTGGTGAAAGTGTTGTCGAAAATGGGAATCTCCACGATCCAAAGTTATCGCGGCGCGCAAATCTTTGAAGCCATTGGGATCGGCTCGGATGTAATTGAGCGATATTTTGCGGGGACCGCTTCGCAAATCGGCGGCATCGGCCTGGAGACCATTGCCGAAGAGACGTTGTTGCGCCACCGCCGCGCGTATAACAATCAAGGGTTTCAAGAGCGTACGTTGGATTCTGGAAGTGATTTTCAATGGCGCCACGACGGGGAATATCATAAGTTTCACGCGAAAACGATTCATACGTTGCAGCAAGCAGTTCGAAGAAACGACTACGAATTGTATAAAAAATATTCCCAGCTTGCCGACGAAGAAGAAATTACGTTCCTCAGGGATATGCTGACGTTCGCTGATGACAACGACCCGGTCCCATTGGAAGAAGTTGAGCCGGTCGAATCGATCTTTCGCCGTTTTAAAACCGGTGCGATGTCATACGGATCGATCAGTCAAGAGGCGCATGAGGCACTGGCCATCGCCATGAACCGTATTGGCGGAAGAAGCAACAGCGGGGAAGGCGGCGAAGATCCAAACCGGTTTACACCGGATTCAAACGGAGACTTGCGCCGCAGTTCGATCAAACAAGTCGCGTCCGGTCGTTTCGGTGTTTCCAGCCATTATTTAACGAACGCCGATGAAATCCAAATTAAGGTGGCGCAAGGGGCCAAACCCGGAGAAGGCGGACAATTGCCCGGATCGAAAGTGTATCCGTGGATTGCTGAAGTTCGCGGATCGACGCCAGGTGTCGGGTTAATTTCGCCGCCGCCGCATCACGATATTTATTCGATCGAAGATCTCGCGCAATTGATTCATGATTTAAAAAATGCTAATCCGAGTGCGCGAGTTAATGTAAAATTGGTATCGAAATCCGGTGTGGGAACGATTGCCGCCGGTGTGGCGAAAGGTTTAGCGGATGTCATTTTGATCAGCGGATACGAAGGTGGAACGGGTGCAGCGGCGAGAACAAGTATTAAGAACGCTGGTCTCCCGTGGGAGCTCGGGTTATCGGAAACGCACCAAACGCTTGTATTGAACGATCTTCGCGACCGCGTCGTCCTCGAAACGGACGGAAAAATGATGACTGGACGCGACGTCGTCATGGCTGCCCTATTAGGTGCCGAAGAATACGGCTTTTCAACAGGACCGCTTGTCGCACTTGGTTGCGTCATTATGCGTGCCTGTCACTTGAACACATGTCCGGTAGGCATTGCCACGCAAGATCCCGAACTGCGAAAGAAGTTCATGGGAACACCGGATCACATTGTGAATTTCATGACGTTTATTGCACAAGAAGTTCGTGAAATTATGGCAATGCTTGGATTTCGCACGATTGATGAAATGATCGGCAGAACGGATCAGTTGCATGTCAGCGAAAAGGCGAAAACGCATTGGAAAGCGCAATCGCTAGACTTAAGTCAATTGCTGCACCGGCCGAATGTTGCGGAGACGATCGGAAGATACAAACAACGCGAGCAAGATCACCAGCTGGATCTTGCGATCGATCGCCAAGAGTTGATCGAGATATGTGCGCCGGCGCTTCATGAGCGCAAGCCGGTCCGCGCGGTGTTGCCGATAAAGAATACGAACCGCGTTGTCGGCACAATGCTCGGGCATGAAGTGACAAAGCGCTATGGCGCTGAAGGACTGCCGGAAAACACGATCAATTTGTATTTCAAAGGATCTGCGGGACAAAGCTTTGGGGCTTTCGTGCCGAGAGGCATCACGCTTCATCTCGAAGGAGATGCCAACGATTACGTCGGAAAAGGATTGTCAGGCGGAACAATCATCATCCATCCGTCGAAAAAGGCGTCCTATTCCGCGTCTGATAACATCGCCATCGGCAATGTCGCTTTTTACGGTGCGACTTCCGGTGAAGCATACATCAACGGGCGCGCGGGTGAAAGGTTTTGCGTAAGAAACAGCGGTGTCCGCGCCGTGGTCGAAGGCATAGGCAATCACGGATGCGAATACATGACAGGCGGGCGTGTCGTCGTTCTTGGTTCGGTCGGAAAAAATTTCGCCGCAGGCATGTCAGGAGGCATCGCCTACGTCCTTCCCGTTGACGGCGAAGAAGGATTCCGTAACTCATGCAATCCCGGCATGGTTGAATTGGAATCTTTGCAATCGTATGACGAGATTAACGAAGTGAAACGCATGATCGAAAATCATGTCGCGCACACGAACAGCACGATGGGCAAAATGGCGTTGCATCACTGGAACGAGACGGTTGCTAGAATGATTAAAGTGATCCCGAAAGATTATAAACAAATGCTTCAATCGATCGAGCACGCGAAACGGCTCGGTTTGAACGACGAAGATGCGGCAATGGCGGCGTTCGAGATGAGAAAATCCGGCATTTCCGTTGAAGCGATTGTCGAAGAACGACGGGAACCGGTAGAAAACTGA
- a CDS encoding LysR family transcriptional regulator has translation MELRQIKYFIEVAKMEHVTAAAVNLHVAQSAVSRQIANLEEELNVKLFQRDGRNVKLTPVGKVFLEHVELALLEIDHAVEKIHEFLNPETGVIRIGFPNSLSANTLPVVISSFRHQYPNISLQVQQGSLKYLLAAVQKGSLNVAFVTPVPMNEKDVTGKIFFTENMVALLPRDHLYAERESIRLDELRNDPFVLFRTGLRRNLILHACQQSGFEPEIAFEGEDIDTIKNLIAAGIGVGLLPETTVSQNIPRDTMTVRVSEPNINRTVGVIVSKNRAMSPSERLLVDFLNDFYEKLTQFGR, from the coding sequence ATGGAACTGCGGCAAATTAAATACTTTATTGAAGTTGCAAAAATGGAACATGTAACGGCAGCCGCTGTAAATTTGCATGTCGCGCAATCTGCGGTCAGCCGGCAAATCGCCAATCTTGAAGAAGAATTGAACGTCAAGCTGTTTCAGAGGGACGGCCGGAACGTGAAATTGACACCCGTCGGAAAAGTCTTTCTCGAACACGTCGAATTGGCATTATTGGAAATTGATCACGCGGTGGAAAAAATCCACGAATTTCTCAATCCGGAAACTGGCGTGATTCGAATCGGATTTCCGAATAGTTTATCGGCTAACACGCTTCCGGTCGTCATTTCATCCTTCCGCCATCAATATCCGAACATCAGCCTCCAAGTCCAGCAAGGAAGTTTGAAATATTTGTTGGCCGCGGTGCAAAAAGGCAGCTTGAATGTTGCTTTTGTCACGCCTGTCCCCATGAACGAAAAAGACGTCACCGGAAAAATTTTCTTCACCGAAAACATGGTAGCCTTGTTGCCGCGCGATCATTTGTATGCGGAAAGAGAAAGCATACGACTTGATGAACTGCGCAATGACCCGTTCGTGTTGTTTCGCACCGGTTTGCGAAGAAATCTTATTTTGCACGCGTGTCAGCAATCCGGTTTTGAGCCGGAAATCGCTTTCGAAGGAGAAGACATCGACACGATCAAAAATTTAATCGCCGCCGGCATCGGCGTCGGGTTGCTTCCGGAAACGACGGTCTCGCAAAACATTCCACGCGACACGATGACCGTACGAGTCAGTGAACCGAATATTAACCGGACCGTCGGCGTGATCGTATCGAAAAACCGCGCCATGTCGCCTTCGGAACGATTGCTCGTCGATTTTTTGAACGATTTTTATGAAAAATTGACGCAATTCGGCCGCTGA
- a CDS encoding aconitate hydratase, with the protein MALNVAQKLIKDHLVSGEMKPGEEIGLKIDQTLCQDATGTMVMLELEAMGLDRVKTEASAQYVDHNLIQEDSKNPDDHLFLESAARRFGLYFSRPGNGVSHPVHMQRLAKPGKTLLGSDSHTCANGCMGMLAIGSGGIEVAMAMAGKPFYVKMPEIWGVKVTGHLPDWVSAKDVILEMLRRHDVKGGVGRIIEYYGPGLKHLSAMDRHVIANMGAELGATGTVFPSDDEIKRFLKTEGREQDWSELVADEGAKYDIDEEINLSELEPLIAKPSSPGNVVPVREIAGEPVYQTYIGSSANPGFRDFAMASKIVEGKTVAHGVSLDVNPTSRQMLADLAKEGHIANFIQAGARLHQAGCNGCIGMGQAPATGRNSLRTTPRNFPGRSGTKEDSVFLCSPETAAASALYGVITDPRELDMKYPEVKPPKHPTIDENMLDDPLPEEDAKKVELAKGPNIASIPEMDPLPEKLELEILLKMGDNISTDEILAGGARVLPYRSNLPKISEFSFEIIDDSYYSRAMDIRDEGGHAIVGGYNYGQGSSREHAALAPRYLGLRVALAKDFARIHWQNLINFGVLPLTFTKEDDFEQLEQGDVIELSQLHDQITQGNEVQVKVKGKELSFTAHHSLSPRQIDVVLAGGQLNWVKKNH; encoded by the coding sequence ATGGCGTTAAACGTGGCCCAAAAATTGATTAAAGACCACCTTGTCTCTGGCGAAATGAAACCGGGAGAAGAAATTGGCTTAAAGATTGACCAGACGCTCTGCCAAGATGCGACCGGAACGATGGTGATGCTCGAATTGGAAGCGATGGGACTGGATCGTGTAAAGACGGAAGCGTCCGCCCAATACGTTGACCATAATCTTATCCAGGAAGACAGTAAAAATCCTGACGATCATTTGTTTCTCGAAAGTGCGGCGAGACGATTCGGTCTGTACTTTTCACGGCCGGGAAACGGTGTCAGCCATCCGGTTCACATGCAACGGCTGGCAAAGCCGGGAAAAACGTTGCTCGGTTCCGACTCACATACGTGTGCTAACGGCTGTATGGGCATGCTGGCCATCGGTTCTGGAGGCATTGAAGTGGCGATGGCGATGGCTGGAAAGCCGTTTTACGTGAAAATGCCGGAAATTTGGGGTGTGAAGGTAACCGGTCATTTGCCTGATTGGGTAAGTGCAAAAGACGTTATATTGGAAATGTTGAGGAGGCACGACGTGAAAGGAGGCGTCGGCCGCATAATCGAATATTATGGTCCCGGGCTGAAGCATTTATCGGCGATGGACCGTCATGTCATTGCGAACATGGGTGCCGAACTTGGTGCGACTGGGACGGTATTTCCATCGGATGATGAAATTAAGCGTTTCCTGAAAACGGAAGGAAGAGAGCAAGATTGGAGCGAGCTTGTCGCAGATGAAGGAGCGAAATACGACATTGATGAGGAAATCAATCTTTCTGAACTAGAACCGTTGATTGCTAAACCGTCGAGTCCCGGCAATGTTGTGCCGGTTCGTGAAATCGCAGGGGAACCAGTTTATCAAACATATATCGGCTCTTCAGCCAATCCTGGGTTTCGTGATTTTGCAATGGCATCGAAAATAGTCGAAGGGAAGACGGTTGCCCATGGAGTATCGCTAGACGTGAATCCGACCTCGAGGCAAATGCTCGCCGATTTAGCGAAAGAAGGGCATATCGCCAATTTCATTCAAGCGGGAGCACGATTGCACCAAGCTGGATGCAACGGCTGCATCGGGATGGGGCAAGCGCCGGCCACGGGCAGAAACAGTTTGCGAACGACGCCGCGCAACTTCCCCGGCCGATCGGGAACGAAAGAAGACAGTGTCTTTTTATGCAGTCCGGAAACGGCCGCGGCATCCGCATTGTACGGAGTGATTACCGATCCGCGCGAATTGGATATGAAATATCCGGAAGTGAAGCCGCCGAAGCACCCGACGATCGATGAAAACATGCTGGATGATCCGCTTCCGGAAGAAGACGCTAAAAAAGTCGAGCTCGCCAAGGGGCCGAACATTGCCTCGATACCGGAAATGGATCCGTTGCCGGAAAAGTTGGAGCTTGAAATTTTATTAAAAATGGGAGACAACATCTCCACTGACGAAATTTTGGCTGGCGGCGCGAGGGTGTTGCCTTATCGAAGCAACCTTCCGAAAATCAGTGAGTTTTCGTTTGAGATTATCGATGACAGCTATTATTCGCGCGCGATGGACATTCGTGACGAAGGCGGCCATGCGATCGTCGGCGGTTACAATTACGGTCAAGGATCGAGCCGGGAACATGCGGCGCTCGCACCGAGATATCTCGGCCTGAGGGTGGCACTCGCGAAAGACTTTGCCCGCATTCATTGGCAAAACTTAATCAATTTCGGCGTGCTGCCGCTCACTTTTACGAAGGAAGACGACTTTGAACAGCTTGAGCAAGGCGATGTGATCGAACTCAGCCAATTGCATGATCAAATCACTCAAGGCAATGAAGTACAAGTAAAAGTCAAAGGGAAGGAGCTTTCGTTTACCGCCCACCACTCTCTGTCACCGCGGCAAATCGACGTGGTGTTAGCCGGCGGACAGTTGAATTGGGTGAAAAAGAATCATTGA
- a CDS encoding dihydrofolate reductase, with amino-acid sequence MISFLFAMGKNHVIGKDNAMPWHLPADLAYFKKLTVGHSVIMGRKTFESIGQALPDRRNIVVTTNETFKAEGCEIVHSVREALDLVNGEDEAFVIGGAKLFEAFYPYADRLYVTAIDESFEGDTFFPEIDAERWKQTYIKPGERNEKNPYDYAFLVYDRR; translated from the coding sequence ATGATTTCGTTTTTGTTTGCCATGGGCAAAAACCATGTCATTGGCAAGGATAACGCAATGCCGTGGCATTTGCCGGCGGATCTCGCTTATTTCAAAAAATTAACGGTTGGCCATTCGGTGATTATGGGCCGGAAAACGTTCGAGTCGATCGGACAAGCTTTGCCGGACCGCCGCAATATTGTCGTCACGACTAACGAGACCTTTAAAGCCGAAGGTTGCGAAATCGTTCATTCCGTACGGGAAGCTTTGGATCTCGTAAACGGTGAAGATGAAGCTTTCGTGATCGGCGGAGCGAAACTGTTTGAAGCGTTTTATCCATATGCCGACCGGTTGTACGTGACGGCAATTGACGAATCGTTTGAAGGAGACACATTTTTTCCTGAAATCGATGCCGAACGATGGAAACAAACCTACATAAAGCCCGGTGAACGAAACGAGAAAAATCCGTACGACTATGCGTTTCTCGTCTATGACCGGAGATAG
- a CDS encoding thymidylate synthase, whose translation MRQYLDLCRHILQNGTEKSDRTGTGTLSVFGYQMRYDLQEGFPLLTTKKLHLKSIIHELLWFLRGDTNVKYLRENGVSIWNAWADENGELGPVYGKQWRSWPKHDGQTVDQIADVIEAIQTNPNSRRLIVSAWNVGELDEMALPPCHLLFQFYVANGKLSCQLYQRSADTFLGVPFNIASYALLTLMAAQVCDLEPGEFIHTLGDAHIYLNHVEQVKMQLEREPRQLPKLTVNPEVKSIFDFRYDDFTLSNYDPHPHIKGKVSV comes from the coding sequence ATGAGGCAATATTTGGATCTTTGCAGACACATTTTGCAAAACGGAACGGAGAAAAGCGATCGAACGGGCACAGGGACATTAAGCGTCTTCGGGTATCAGATGCGATATGATTTGCAGGAAGGCTTTCCGCTGCTCACAACGAAGAAACTGCATTTGAAGTCGATCATCCATGAACTGCTTTGGTTTTTGCGCGGCGATACGAATGTGAAGTATTTGCGCGAGAACGGTGTGAGCATTTGGAACGCATGGGCCGATGAAAACGGCGAACTCGGACCCGTTTACGGTAAGCAATGGCGTTCATGGCCGAAACATGACGGTCAAACCGTTGACCAAATTGCAGATGTGATCGAAGCGATTCAAACGAATCCGAATTCACGGCGTTTAATTGTCAGCGCATGGAATGTAGGCGAGCTTGATGAAATGGCGCTTCCTCCGTGCCATTTGCTGTTCCAGTTTTATGTGGCGAACGGCAAACTTTCTTGCCAGTTGTACCAACGGAGCGCCGACACGTTCTTAGGCGTACCTTTTAACATCGCTTCGTATGCATTGTTGACACTCATGGCTGCTCAAGTATGCGATCTTGAACCTGGTGAATTCATCCATACGCTTGGTGATGCGCACATTTACTTAAATCATGTCGAACAAGTGAAAATGCAATTGGAAAGGGAGCCGCGTCAGCTGCCGAAATTGACGGTGAATCCGGAAGTGAAATCGATTTTCGACTTCCGATACGATGATTTCACATTATCTAATTACGATCCACATCCTCACATTAAAGGGAAGGTATCGGTATGA
- a CDS encoding D-serine ammonia-lyase, whose amino-acid sequence MVGLNERFLFGRTKQQWLNKLPLLKQIVNLEPVFWENRFERKMGLMKDLPVTFEDMKEADARFRRFEPFFEAAFPETRQNHGSIESPLRIIPKMKKQLEAQYGHPIEGSLYLKGDYELPIAGSVKARGGIYEVLKHAEDLALQHRMLSINDSYARFASPAFQSFFSNYSIAVGSTGNLGLSIGMIGTKLGFHVDVYMSKDAKQWKKDLLREKGAVVHEFESDFSKAVAAGRGKSAENPNSYFVDDEDSRDLFLGYSVAAFHLRKQLELKRINVDRDHPLFVYLPCGVGGAPGGITFGLKQLFGRHVHCFFVEPTHAPSSLLGMLTGTHHKVSVQDFGIAVHTEADGLAVGTPSRFATPINETLVSGIFTVEDDELFKMLTLVFDTERVKLEPSACASLYAAARLMEESDYLRKQGLTSERMANATHIAWATGGALVPGREMNRFYEKGKNLLF is encoded by the coding sequence GTGGTTGGATTGAACGAGCGTTTCCTATTCGGCCGAACAAAACAACAATGGCTGAACAAGTTACCGTTGCTTAAACAAATTGTAAATCTAGAACCGGTGTTTTGGGAAAACCGTTTTGAACGCAAAATGGGCTTGATGAAAGATTTGCCTGTTACGTTCGAAGACATGAAAGAAGCGGATGCTCGATTTCGGCGATTCGAGCCCTTCTTTGAAGCAGCGTTCCCTGAAACGCGGCAAAATCACGGTTCGATTGAATCACCGTTGCGGATCATTCCAAAAATGAAAAAACAGCTGGAAGCGCAGTACGGGCATCCCATCGAGGGCTCTCTTTATTTAAAAGGCGATTACGAGTTGCCGATTGCCGGGTCTGTCAAAGCGCGCGGCGGCATTTATGAAGTTTTGAAACATGCAGAAGATTTGGCCCTTCAGCATCGGATGCTCAGTATCAACGATTCTTACGCCCGGTTTGCTTCCCCCGCCTTTCAATCGTTTTTCAGTAATTATTCAATCGCGGTAGGATCAACAGGCAATCTCGGATTGAGCATCGGTATGATCGGAACGAAACTCGGATTTCACGTAGATGTTTATATGTCAAAAGACGCGAAACAATGGAAAAAGGATTTGTTGAGAGAAAAAGGTGCTGTCGTGCATGAATTCGAAAGCGACTTCAGCAAAGCTGTGGCTGCCGGAAGAGGGAAATCGGCCGAAAATCCAAACAGTTATTTTGTCGATGACGAAGATTCCCGTGATTTGTTCCTTGGTTACAGTGTGGCAGCGTTTCACCTGCGCAAGCAGCTGGAATTAAAACGCATCAACGTCGATCGTGATCATCCGTTGTTCGTCTATTTGCCGTGCGGAGTCGGCGGAGCCCCCGGCGGCATCACTTTCGGATTGAAACAATTGTTCGGCCGGCATGTCCATTGTTTTTTCGTCGAGCCGACGCACGCACCGTCCAGTTTACTCGGCATGTTGACCGGTACTCATCATAAGGTCAGCGTTCAAGATTTCGGAATCGCTGTTCACACCGAGGCGGACGGACTTGCCGTAGGAACACCGTCTCGGTTCGCGACGCCGATCAACGAAACGTTGGTCAGCGGGATTTTCACGGTAGAAGACGATGAGTTGTTTAAAATGCTCACGTTGGTTTTCGATACGGAACGCGTTAAACTCGAACCTTCGGCTTGTGCTTCTCTATACGCGGCGGCCCGGCTCATGGAGGAGAGCGATTATTTAAGAAAACAAGGATTGACATCCGAGCGGATGGCCAATGCCACTCACATTGCATGGGCAACCGGCGGTGCGCTCGTCCCCGGCCGCGAAATGAACCGGTTTTACGAAAAAGGAAAAAATCTGCTGTTTTGA
- a CDS encoding glutaredoxin domain-containing protein → MGQQPRVIVYTQPSCPPCTIVKRFLNDHHVAFETKDVSQDAKAREELIHRYDSMSTPTVVIGDEVIVGFDQERMTRLLNLE, encoded by the coding sequence ATGGGACAGCAACCGAGAGTAATCGTTTACACGCAGCCTTCATGTCCGCCTTGTACGATCGTGAAACGCTTTTTGAACGATCATCACGTGGCTTTTGAAACAAAAGACGTTTCACAAGATGCCAAAGCGCGTGAGGAATTAATCCATCGCTACGATTCGATGTCTACGCCGACCGTTGTCATTGGAGACGAGGTGATCGTCGGGTTTGATCAGGAGCGGATGACACGCTTATTAAATTTAGAATGA